A section of the Perognathus longimembris pacificus isolate PPM17 chromosome 7, ASM2315922v1, whole genome shotgun sequence genome encodes:
- the LOC125354368 gene encoding histone H3.3A-like — protein MARTKPTACKSTGGEAPREQLATKAACKSAPSTGGMKKPHRYRPGTVALSEIRRYQKSTELQIRKLPFQRLVREIAQDFKTDLRFQSAATGALREASEAYLVGLFEDTSLCAIHAKHVTIMPKDIQLARCICGERA, from the coding sequence ATGGCTCGTACAAAGCCGACTGCCTGCAAATCCACGGGTGGTGAAGCACCCAGGGAACAACTGGCAACAAAAGCCGCTTGCAAGAGTGCGCCCTCCACTGGAGGGATGAAGAAACCCCATCGTTACAGACCCGGTACTGTGGCGCTTAGTGAAATTAGACGCTACCAGAAGTCCACTGAACTTCAGATTCGCAAGCTCCCTTTCCAGCGTCTGGTGCGAGAAATTGCTCaggacttcaaaacagatctGCGCTTCCAGAGTGCAGCTACTGGTGCTTTGCGGGAGGCAAGTGAGGCCTATCTGGTTGGCCTTTTTGAAGATACCAGTCTGTGTGCTATTCATGCCAAACATGTAACAATTATGCCAAAAGATATCCAGCTAGCACGCTGCATATGTGGAGAACGTGCTTAA